DNA sequence from the Macrobrachium rosenbergii isolate ZJJX-2024 chromosome 55, ASM4041242v1, whole genome shotgun sequence genome:
GGTGGACCCTtcccccattctcagctccatcagccAGCCAAGATAGATGGAGTCCTCAGTCTTATGACCCACATCTTGTAACGCCTCCAGATCATTCTGCTTGCTGTTGGGAACGTCTGATTCCTTGATGAAATCCGCAATCAATCATTCTCTGCTATGGTGAGGAAGCTTCCAATCTCAAGTTACGACTTCTAAGTACAGCGACTCTTGACAGTGCCCTTCATTCAAGATCTTAGTGCCCTAAAGGCCACACTGGGATCAAACgctttgcatatataaatggcATTGAACTTACAGGTTTTTAAGCCGCGCCAGAGGAATTTGCCACTGCAGTATATGCAAGGATTTGATCTGGTAGTCGGAATAAAGCCCATATTTTGCGCCATAAAGGCATGAAACTTTACGGGTTTTACGCatacgccagaggttgcctcccgcggtatatgcaagaatgggatccagtatgcaatgcataacccagTTCACATATGAAGTAGGCATGAAACACATGGTTCTTActccgcgccagtggttgccttccaTGACATATGTGattgggcattgataccccattCCCAAGGGTATCAAGTGGCAGGGAGGGTGCACAACAATCCAGTCTCTGGACACTTGCCACCAGTCCCACCAGTCGCTGTAGTGTCTCCATCATGCAGAGGTGCTTCCACAACCATATCCAGGATTGATTTCCATCACAAAACTCAGCTCATTCCTGCTCCCAACATCGTAGATATCGGTGGCTTCTTTCTTCTGCCAAATAAAGCCACCAGTTTTTCATCTAAAGGAGAATCTTCTTTACGCGCCGTTCACGTGACGGCGTTTATCTTGTAGAGCCTCTGAACCATTTTAGATTCTCGCTCCAGTGTTTGTGGATTTGGCTGCAGATTCCAGCCTCATTTTCTGGTCACGTTTCCTTTCTATTTAGGGGCTTCGTATTTGATGGAGTTTTAGTCGGGTCTTTTGAGTGCCTCATGGTGCCAGTTGAAGGCCGttgcaatgccattatttggcGAAGTTCTTCCTCGATGCTGATCATTTGTCGGTAGAGGGCTTTGCAATTGATGTGGGGCTTCCTCAGACATCGAGTTTTATCCaaagcctttttctcctcagatTTCCTCTCTGATGTAGGTTGTGCTGTGAAGTACCATTTTAATCTTATTCTTCTCTTCTGCACACTTCGTTTTTCCTTGCGTATCAGATTGTGACCCTTCATTTCTTCACTTGCTTTTTTCTCCTTTAAGAATTTTGACTTTCGTTTCCAAGGATCTGATCTCCGTATCTTTGGCCAAGGTCTCTTTTTGGAGTCGTTCGAGTTCCAAGATCGTTTCCATCTTTTCGTACTCCATCGTCTCTATTTCTTCCTTCGCCTCAACCAGTTCGAATTCTAGCTGAACTCTCCTCCTCGTCATTTCGTTCAGCTTTCCATTGGCCATCGGTTTTTCTGCTACAACAGTCTTAGATTCTTTCAACAAACATAtgacttccttttgtttttgggTGCACTCATTTTGCAGTCGGAGGATCTCTCTATCCTTCTGCAAGTTCTGTTCTTTAAGCTTTTCcagttcttcctttttctcaGCAATTTCTATTTTACACCGGTCGAGCTGTTCCGAATTTTCATGGGCCATCTGTTTCTGATTGGTAAGGACTTGTAACTCGTCTTCCAAATCGTTGGTCTTCAAGGTCTTGTTCTCGTTTTGCCTGTTCAGAATTTCAGTTTGATTCTGCTTCCTACCattctcttgtcgaagtttctcCAAGTCCTCGTTTAGCTTGTTTATTGTGACTTGCATTTCTCTTCTGCTGTTTTCCGTTTGCTGTAGATCTCGATGCAAAGTGTCCtttggtctttctcctccttctcctttattTGCACTTCTGTTTCCTTCGCCTTTTCCGTCATTTCCTTTCTCAGTTTTCGCATTTCTGAGGACACTGAATATATTGTCTTTCCTTTCCTTGATTGAGGCGTTCTAGGTCTCTCATGTTTTGTTCCATCTCCATTCCTCCTTCTGTCAGCCCTTCTACCTTCAGTTATCAGCTGATCATTCTCTAACTCTCTTTCTCAAGccttaaaactttttcattttcatgaagttACTTCTTCAACCTTCGACTGATATCTAGATGCGTTATTTCTTCTTCACTGGCTGAactatcttcttcttcactctctGAACTGTCTTCTTCTTCACTGTCTGAACCATCATCGTCTTCACTATCTGAACTATCATCGTCTTCATAATCTattgtagttaggtctatggttttagtttctgactacttgatcccggattatccaggattatctttctgtttattaccctttgacaactgaccatctggtattcttgttctttttgtttactttgtaaccttcctttcatctgtgtctcatttgtgcccagacgatgcgtgaataaacgtgaaagcacttggtacttaacttctgcctgtcattttcctgtgggattcgcttatacaatgaagtcacgtgcatctactgtgattttttaagcacacacacacacgtatatatatacattacatatttttataaatattactgctgttcgccctcgatgtatttaggtgtaggaatatttgtccgattgacctcgacagagaacatctctgccccgccggtaggctaggcaattcaaaaataacaatcaccgtgagtagacaaatggcgccgcataggctggaaagtttataaacaaaatatgctagggcattagggacctaagcctcagagagggttta
Encoded proteins:
- the LOC136835763 gene encoding fibrinogen- and Ig-binding protein-like; translation: MQVTINKLNEDLEKLRQENGRKQNQTEILNRQNENKTLKTNDLEDELQVLTNQKQMAHENSEQLDRCKIEIAEKKEELEKLKEQNLQKDREILRLQNECTQKQKEVICLLKESKTVVAEKPMANGKLNEMTRRRVQLEFELVEAKEEIETMEYEKMETILELERLQKETLAKDTEIRSLETKVKILKGEKSK